A genomic segment from Saprospiraceae bacterium encodes:
- a CDS encoding UDP-N-acetylmuramoyl-L-alanyl-D-glutamate--2,6-diaminopimelate ligase, translating into MNLNAIIKGLSLKEVIGNIDKEIKHLTFDSRKVKAGSLFVAQTGTQVDGHLFITQAIAQGAIAIVCEKLPEERPADCTFLLVEHAGWALGEMASQFFGHPSRQLQLVGVTGTNGKTTTATLLYQLFRTLGYKVGLLSTIENRINERVLDSQLTTPDAISLNECLSEMVNAECSFAFMEVSSHAIDQGRISGLHFAGGIFSNISHDHLDYHGSFQVYLEAKKRFFDYLPASAFALTNTDDKRGKVMVQNTRARILTYSLRRMADYRAKIMENNLIGLHLSLDGFDFFSQLIGEFNAYNLLAVYAAAIQLGQEKMEVLAALSQLKAVEGRFEQLVDTTRQVIGIVDYAHTPDALEKVLETILRLREGQGRIFTVVGCGGDRDRAKRPKMAVIAAQMSDLAILTSDNPRSEDPLAILEDMKAGVSGMLERKIIWQADRRQAIRTASQMAHKGDIILIAGKGHEKYQEIKGVKYPFDDKKILKEELSY; encoded by the coding sequence ATGAATCTAAATGCTATCATAAAAGGACTATCGCTTAAAGAAGTGATAGGTAATATTGACAAGGAGATTAAGCACCTCACTTTTGATTCAAGAAAGGTAAAAGCGGGTAGCCTTTTTGTCGCACAAACAGGCACCCAAGTAGATGGGCATCTGTTTATTACACAGGCGATTGCCCAAGGAGCAATTGCTATTGTCTGCGAAAAACTCCCCGAAGAACGTCCTGCTGATTGTACCTTTCTATTGGTCGAGCACGCAGGGTGGGCCTTAGGTGAAATGGCTAGTCAATTTTTTGGACATCCCTCCCGGCAATTGCAATTGGTGGGGGTCACAGGGACAAATGGTAAAACGACAACAGCTACTTTGTTATACCAGCTTTTTAGAACGCTGGGGTATAAAGTAGGCCTGTTATCCACGATCGAAAATCGAATTAACGAAAGGGTCTTGGATAGCCAGTTAACCACCCCGGATGCAATAAGCTTGAATGAATGTCTAAGTGAAATGGTCAACGCTGAATGTTCCTTTGCTTTTATGGAAGTCAGCTCACATGCGATTGATCAAGGGCGAATCAGTGGACTTCATTTTGCAGGCGGTATTTTTTCCAATATCAGCCACGACCATTTGGACTACCACGGTTCCTTCCAGGTTTATTTGGAAGCGAAAAAGCGCTTTTTTGACTATTTGCCTGCATCCGCTTTTGCATTGACCAATACCGACGACAAACGGGGCAAAGTAATGGTCCAAAATACACGAGCTCGGATTTTAACCTACAGTTTGCGAAGAATGGCAGATTATCGGGCTAAAATCATGGAGAATAACCTGATCGGTTTGCACCTGAGCTTGGATGGATTTGATTTCTTTAGCCAATTGATCGGTGAATTTAACGCTTATAATCTGTTGGCCGTTTATGCCGCAGCGATCCAATTGGGGCAAGAAAAAATGGAAGTGCTGGCAGCGCTTAGTCAACTCAAAGCAGTAGAAGGGCGGTTTGAACAGCTGGTAGATACCACACGCCAGGTTATTGGCATCGTTGATTATGCCCATACCCCGGATGCCTTGGAAAAGGTATTGGAAACCATTCTGCGCCTTCGGGAAGGACAGGGACGGATTTTTACAGTAGTGGGATGTGGCGGCGATCGCGATCGAGCGAAAAGACCCAAAATGGCCGTCATTGCGGCTCAAATGAGCGATTTGGCCATTTTGACCTCAGATAATCCGCGTTCGGAGGACCCCCTGGCCATTTTGGAGGATATGAAAGCAGGGGTATCTGGTATGTTGGAAAGGAAAATTATCTGGCAAGCAGACCGGCGACAAGCCATAAGGACCGCAAGCCAAATGGCCCATAAAGGAGATATCATTTTGATAGCAGGCAAGGGCCATGAAAAATACCAAGAAATTAAAGGGGTTAAATACCCTTTTGACGATAAAAAAATTCTTAAAGAAGAATTAAGCTACTAA
- the mraY gene encoding phospho-N-acetylmuramoyl-pentapeptide-transferase yields MLIEIVKWLEKIFGDFGGAGLFNYISFRAGVAMIISLTISMIFGGRIIRYLQKQQVGETVRDLGLDGQLKKQGTPTMGGVIIIMAIVIPSLLMAKLNNIYIILLLVSTLWMGVIGFVDDYIKVFRKNKDGLAGKFKVLGQVGLGLIIGITMLISDQVVVRMDVKHAQQIGLVETVGEQPATVISNNENTAQKADYKTNLTNVPFLKGNRLDYAKLLPLDREKSHQWVWLLFIPFVIFLVTAVSNAANLTDGLDGLATGVSGIIGVTLGILAYVSGNAITANYLNILHLPGTGEMVIFAASLIGGCIGFLWYNAYPAQVFMGDTGSLTLGGIIAAMAILLRKELLIPILCGVFMMETISVIIQVSYFKYTKKKYGEGRRVFLMSPLHHHFQKKGMPEAKIVTRFWIVGVLLAVITILTLKIR; encoded by the coding sequence ATGCTAATTGAAATAGTTAAATGGCTGGAAAAAATATTTGGCGATTTTGGCGGTGCAGGGCTTTTTAATTACATCTCCTTTCGGGCTGGCGTGGCGATGATTATTTCGCTAACTATCTCGATGATCTTCGGTGGGCGCATCATTCGCTACCTGCAAAAGCAGCAGGTAGGAGAAACGGTAAGAGACCTTGGCTTGGATGGACAACTCAAAAAACAAGGTACACCAACGATGGGAGGCGTAATTATTATCATGGCCATTGTTATTCCGTCCCTTTTGATGGCCAAATTGAACAATATATATATCATCCTCTTATTGGTCTCTACCCTTTGGATGGGTGTGATTGGGTTTGTGGATGATTATATCAAGGTCTTTCGAAAGAATAAAGATGGCCTGGCTGGTAAATTTAAAGTACTGGGACAGGTCGGATTGGGTTTAATCATAGGTATTACCATGTTGATAAGCGACCAGGTCGTGGTAAGAATGGATGTAAAGCATGCCCAACAGATTGGCTTGGTGGAGACAGTTGGAGAACAGCCAGCGACGGTTATCAGCAATAATGAAAATACGGCGCAAAAGGCAGATTATAAGACCAATTTGACCAATGTGCCTTTTTTGAAAGGTAATCGACTGGACTATGCTAAATTGTTGCCTTTGGATCGGGAAAAGTCTCACCAATGGGTCTGGTTGTTGTTCATCCCCTTTGTTATCTTTTTGGTAACAGCAGTAAGTAATGCGGCAAACTTGACAGATGGATTAGATGGCCTGGCAACGGGTGTTTCTGGTATTATTGGGGTGACCCTGGGTATCCTGGCTTATGTGTCGGGCAATGCAATCACGGCCAATTACCTCAATATTCTGCACCTCCCTGGGACAGGCGAAATGGTGATTTTTGCCGCTAGTTTGATCGGTGGCTGTATCGGCTTTTTATGGTACAATGCTTATCCCGCTCAGGTATTTATGGGCGATACGGGAAGCTTGACCTTAGGCGGAATCATTGCCGCGATGGCCATCTTACTGAGAAAAGAACTGCTGATCCCTATTCTTTGTGGGGTATTTATGATGGAGACGATTTCAGTGATCATACAAGTCTCTTACTTCAAGTACACCAAAAAGAAATATGGAGAAGGACGCCGGGTGTTCTTAATGTCGCCTTTGCATCATCATTTCCAGAAAAAAGGAATGCCTGAGGCAAAAATTGTGACCCGCTTTTGGATTGTCGGTGTGTTATTGGCAGTCATCACGATTTTAACCTTAAAAATCCGTTAG
- the murD gene encoding UDP-N-acetylmuramoyl-L-alanine--D-glutamate ligase gives MKVAILGAGESGVGAALLAAQAGYELWVSDKGQIADRYKKELEENGLPYEEGQHTWEEIAQADLVIKSPGIPDKVPIIQQLLEKGIPVISEIEFASRFTTAPIIGITGSNGKTTTTTLLYHLLLAGGLDVGMAGNVGKSFARQLVEAPRAYYVLELSSFQLDGIIHFRPMLALLLNITPDHLDRYNYQLEQYIHSKFRLCLNQGEGDELFYGGDDRNVTDHLFLVPEKVKQWGISKDMIKGKKVVANGEWFDLETTPLRGMHNALNALFAIHAAQHLGLSGIQIQEGLNTFQTVPHRLEKVAEVAGVEYINDSKATNVDAVYYALQAMEKPIVWVVGGQDKGNDYTPLMSLAQEKVKAIVCLGVDNEKIINTFRHLSIPIEETRSAAKAVQVGQSLAKAGDVVLLSPACASFDLFKNYLDRGDQFREAVLDIINH, from the coding sequence ATGAAAGTTGCCATTTTAGGAGCAGGAGAAAGTGGGGTAGGGGCAGCACTTTTAGCGGCACAAGCGGGATACGAATTGTGGGTATCCGATAAAGGTCAAATAGCGGATCGGTACAAAAAAGAATTAGAAGAAAATGGCCTTCCATACGAGGAAGGACAACATACTTGGGAGGAAATTGCACAAGCTGACCTCGTGATTAAAAGCCCTGGCATTCCGGATAAGGTGCCTATCATCCAACAATTGTTGGAAAAAGGTATTCCGGTTATTTCTGAAATTGAATTTGCCAGTCGCTTTACCACCGCTCCCATCATTGGCATCACTGGAAGTAACGGTAAAACCACCACCACCACCTTACTCTATCATTTATTGCTAGCTGGCGGTTTGGATGTAGGGATGGCAGGTAATGTAGGGAAAAGCTTTGCCCGACAACTGGTGGAAGCACCGCGTGCGTACTACGTGCTGGAACTCAGCAGTTTTCAGCTGGACGGGATTATCCATTTCCGCCCGATGTTAGCCTTATTGCTGAACATCACGCCGGACCACCTGGACCGTTACAACTACCAATTGGAACAATATATTCATTCCAAGTTTAGGCTTTGCCTTAATCAAGGAGAAGGAGATGAATTGTTTTATGGTGGTGACGACCGAAATGTGACCGATCATTTGTTTTTGGTTCCTGAAAAGGTCAAGCAATGGGGCATTTCGAAGGACATGATTAAAGGAAAAAAGGTGGTGGCCAACGGCGAATGGTTTGATTTGGAAACGACCCCATTGCGGGGAATGCACAATGCGTTGAATGCCTTGTTTGCCATTCATGCCGCACAGCATCTAGGATTGAGTGGAATACAGATACAGGAAGGTTTGAATACATTCCAGACCGTTCCACATCGCTTGGAGAAAGTGGCGGAAGTAGCAGGGGTGGAATACATTAATGACAGTAAAGCAACCAATGTAGATGCGGTTTATTATGCTTTGCAAGCCATGGAAAAGCCCATCGTCTGGGTCGTGGGTGGACAAGATAAGGGGAATGATTACACGCCGTTGATGTCCTTGGCACAGGAAAAAGTAAAAGCCATTGTTTGCCTGGGAGTGGATAATGAAAAAATTATCAACACCTTCAGGCACCTGAGCATCCCGATAGAAGAAACACGAAGCGCTGCAAAAGCAGTGCAGGTTGGACAATCCTTAGCCAAAGCCGGGGATGTCGTACTGCTTTCTCCAGCTTGTGCCAGTTTTGATTTATTCAAAAATTA